In a single window of the Halobacteriovorax sp. HLS genome:
- a CDS encoding PP2C family serine/threonine-protein phosphatase: MVKLKSYSVHTNQGPYLQINEDDAVVDLKNKLYLIFDGFGGSNIGDKAVAQLKESILKFYTKIGGDPDSTFPFYYSHKYLIEGNALVNSMHLAHANLKKENQQKDLSSRGGASCIAASLADSILTFASTGNCCGYIFRRGVLKRIVHPDSLEALSEDSYEIQFRTTPMSGFGLFDDLHLNVLEHKVIPGDLFVLMTDGAYSRLSNDEIKHIIEVADTNDGTKIDKINELANQRGNLDNQSTIFLQF, translated from the coding sequence GTGGTAAAATTAAAAAGTTACAGTGTTCATACTAATCAGGGTCCGTATTTACAAATTAATGAAGATGACGCAGTTGTTGATTTAAAAAATAAGCTCTATTTAATTTTTGATGGCTTCGGTGGTTCAAATATTGGTGACAAGGCCGTAGCTCAATTAAAGGAATCAATTTTAAAGTTTTATACTAAAATTGGAGGGGACCCTGATTCAACATTTCCTTTCTACTATAGTCATAAATATTTAATTGAGGGAAATGCTCTAGTAAATTCGATGCATCTAGCGCATGCAAATCTAAAAAAAGAAAATCAACAAAAAGACCTTTCTTCAAGAGGAGGAGCATCGTGTATAGCTGCTAGTCTAGCAGACTCTATTCTAACCTTTGCTTCTACTGGTAATTGTTGCGGCTATATCTTTCGTAGGGGTGTTTTAAAGAGAATTGTTCACCCAGACTCTTTAGAAGCCCTTAGTGAAGACTCTTACGAAATACAATTTAGAACAACTCCTATGAGCGGGTTTGGTCTATTTGACGATCTTCATCTTAATGTTTTAGAGCACAAAGTAATTCCTGGTGATCTATTTGTTCTCATGACTGATGGTGCATATTCAAGACTAAGCAATGATGAGATTAAACATATAATTGAAGTAGCAGACACAAATGATGGAACAAAAATTGATAAAATTAACGAACTGGCCAATCAGCGAGGAAACTTAGATAATCAGTCGACTATTTTTCTCCAGTTTTAA
- a CDS encoding fatty acid desaturase has product MSINKAKEFRNLFPMKRNIAIAVVSYSLATTFLYMANINQNSILILPWALCFALTGNTIFSLLHESVHGTFCKNKFINNTFGRVSAAFFPTSFTLQQIFHLGHHKRNRTDAELFDQYYPKDSKFMKKFIIYTLLTGFYWPSSPLANIIFLLCPWLFNNDFFRKNDLMKKAGFDDMLSGLDRKSAPQNLMRLEILFSISIQAALIYTLSLSFKTWIICYWSFAVIWSSLQYTDHAWSKRDVRNGAWNLKVSLPVHMIWLNYHYHLNHHRDPNISWLYLPRLTRSSDANPSFWSIYFKLWKGPTPVSEVNPSCDLEFEKEIFEETLINDFRKK; this is encoded by the coding sequence ATGAGCATCAATAAAGCAAAAGAATTTAGAAATCTATTTCCCATGAAAAGAAATATTGCAATTGCAGTAGTGAGCTATAGCTTGGCCACAACATTTCTATATATGGCAAATATTAATCAAAATTCTATACTCATACTACCCTGGGCATTATGCTTTGCCCTCACGGGTAATACAATATTCTCATTGCTACATGAATCAGTTCATGGAACATTTTGTAAAAATAAATTTATCAATAATACTTTCGGAAGAGTTAGTGCTGCTTTCTTTCCAACGTCATTTACTCTTCAACAAATTTTTCATCTAGGGCATCACAAGAGAAATCGAACAGATGCTGAGCTATTTGATCAGTACTACCCTAAAGATAGTAAATTCATGAAGAAATTTATTATCTATACACTTTTGACAGGCTTCTATTGGCCTAGCTCGCCACTTGCAAATATTATCTTCCTTCTATGTCCTTGGTTATTTAACAATGATTTCTTTAGAAAAAATGATTTAATGAAGAAAGCTGGTTTTGATGACATGCTAAGTGGATTGGACAGAAAGAGTGCTCCACAAAATCTTATGCGTCTAGAAATACTCTTTTCTATAAGTATCCAGGCGGCTCTCATTTACACTCTTTCATTATCATTTAAGACTTGGATTATTTGCTACTGGAGCTTTGCTGTCATATGGTCCAGCTTGCAGTATACCGACCACGCTTGGAGCAAAAGAGATGTTCGAAACGGAGCGTGGAATCTAAAAGTCTCATTGCCCGTTCATATGATCTGGCTCAACTACCACTACCATCTCAACCATCATCGTGATCCAAATATCTCTTGGCTTTACTTACCAAGACTTACTAGAAGTAGTGACGCCAATCCAAGCTTTTGGAGTATCTATTTTAAACTCTGGAAAGGTCCAACACCAGTGTCAGAAGTAAACCCCAGCTGTGATCTTGAATTCGAAAAAGAAATCTTCGAAGAGACTTTAATTAATGACTTTAGAAAAAAATAG
- a CDS encoding FHA domain-containing protein, which produces MKLSVSKNNIPYEDFDLTSELTIAGQGLSFLIGRSSECHVHLDDKMVSREHAVLEFNQNKWKIRQVSEYSPLNINGKTVTESEINSGDMIMIGPFALTCFVTNLSIPAKEEANEEIVEENIAEEAVEGEDVFTETIAVSSEEAIQEDPLDLDNENEDVDDLDPVTNAGGSSQIGEATSFFSGQNDEVEFPEDNDGTESFGEQIDGEADQYSDEYADDGYEDDYGLDDDYEEDDKTQVLQSFASFALELFGEFAPYDKYNIEETEVIIGRDPAKCHIVLNDPEVSSTHAKLKKNNITCILEDLQSGNGTILNGERINQTVLTNSDEFIIGSTTFTFHVGSDFLDKEKDRLMPVEENQSVEVEEVVEVSEDYEGDVEDFEFTEGGTFGETESVGPVPLFSKAALKDPVQRKKLIYGVVGILLAIVFLAPDPATEVSKKNKEKNAKIEAGPKKALSTPEIKLKPEQLEFVDAQYQLAKELIETGKYEQAIFEIDKLKQVIPEYKNSNQLYNVAKTNLARIEELERKRREEIRKKVLLAKVAKLVVKAKEATKERQEALARSLFQEILSLDPENFDVPQLKLELDEWKKEIDRIAVEKAAREAERKRQIKELEPGKTYYTKGDWHRATLKLETFLRLQGMDADLVKEATKMLKESKENLNNVIQPLLGKARSLSEGQDLKGSYETYNKILSFDPTHREALNEMDAIRTTLYTRSRKVFREAIIAESLSLFNEAKEKFQEVQQISPSDSEYYQKATDKLKNYLE; this is translated from the coding sequence ATGAAGTTAAGTGTTTCTAAAAATAATATTCCGTATGAAGACTTTGACTTAACTAGCGAATTAACAATTGCTGGTCAGGGACTAAGCTTCTTGATTGGACGCTCTTCTGAGTGTCATGTTCACCTTGATGATAAAATGGTCTCTAGAGAACATGCTGTTCTTGAGTTTAATCAGAATAAGTGGAAAATTAGACAGGTATCAGAGTATAGTCCACTTAATATAAATGGAAAAACTGTTACAGAATCAGAGATTAATTCTGGTGATATGATAATGATAGGACCTTTTGCTCTAACCTGTTTTGTTACGAATTTATCCATACCAGCGAAAGAAGAAGCTAACGAAGAAATAGTAGAAGAAAATATAGCAGAAGAAGCTGTGGAGGGAGAAGATGTCTTCACTGAAACTATTGCTGTTTCATCTGAAGAAGCGATACAGGAAGATCCTCTAGATCTAGATAACGAAAATGAGGATGTAGATGATTTAGATCCTGTTACTAATGCTGGAGGAAGCTCTCAAATTGGTGAAGCAACATCGTTTTTTTCAGGTCAAAATGATGAAGTCGAGTTTCCTGAAGACAATGATGGAACTGAAAGCTTCGGAGAACAAATTGATGGTGAAGCAGATCAATATTCTGATGAGTATGCTGATGATGGTTATGAAGATGACTATGGACTAGATGATGATTATGAGGAAGATGATAAGACCCAAGTCTTGCAGTCTTTTGCATCATTTGCGTTAGAGCTTTTTGGAGAGTTTGCACCTTATGACAAATATAATATTGAAGAGACTGAAGTCATCATAGGACGTGACCCTGCAAAATGTCACATTGTTCTTAACGACCCCGAAGTTTCTTCGACGCATGCAAAATTAAAGAAGAATAATATAACTTGTATATTGGAAGATCTTCAATCAGGGAATGGAACCATTCTCAATGGTGAGAGAATTAATCAAACAGTATTAACCAATTCGGATGAATTTATCATCGGTTCAACTACTTTTACTTTCCATGTTGGCTCAGACTTCTTAGATAAAGAAAAAGATCGTTTGATGCCCGTAGAGGAAAATCAGAGTGTTGAAGTTGAAGAAGTAGTAGAAGTCTCTGAAGATTATGAAGGAGACGTGGAAGACTTCGAATTTACGGAAGGTGGAACTTTTGGAGAAACTGAGTCCGTTGGACCTGTTCCTCTATTTTCTAAAGCCGCACTAAAAGATCCTGTTCAAAGAAAGAAATTAATTTATGGTGTCGTAGGAATATTATTAGCGATTGTCTTTCTTGCTCCTGATCCTGCAACTGAAGTAAGTAAAAAAAATAAAGAAAAGAACGCAAAGATTGAAGCTGGTCCAAAAAAGGCCCTTTCAACTCCGGAAATCAAGCTTAAACCTGAGCAATTAGAATTTGTAGATGCTCAGTATCAACTTGCAAAAGAATTAATTGAAACTGGAAAGTATGAACAGGCAATTTTTGAAATTGATAAGCTTAAGCAAGTCATTCCTGAATATAAGAACTCTAATCAGTTATATAATGTCGCTAAGACTAATTTGGCCCGAATTGAAGAACTAGAAAGAAAGCGAAGAGAAGAAATTAGAAAGAAAGTTCTACTCGCAAAGGTTGCTAAGTTAGTTGTCAAAGCTAAAGAAGCAACTAAGGAGAGACAAGAAGCTCTAGCAAGATCTCTATTTCAAGAGATCTTAAGCCTTGACCCTGAAAACTTTGATGTTCCACAGCTAAAACTAGAGTTGGATGAGTGGAAAAAAGAAATAGATCGTATTGCTGTTGAAAAAGCTGCAAGGGAAGCGGAAAGAAAGCGACAAATTAAAGAACTCGAGCCTGGGAAAACTTATTACACAAAAGGTGATTGGCATAGAGCGACGCTCAAACTGGAAACTTTTTTGAGACTTCAGGGCATGGATGCTGATCTAGTAAAAGAAGCAACAAAAATGCTTAAAGAATCAAAAGAGAATTTGAATAATGTTATTCAGCCTCTTCTTGGAAAGGCACGCTCTTTAAGTGAAGGCCAAGATCTCAAGGGCTCGTATGAGACGTATAATAAAATATTGAGTTTTGACCCAACTCATAGAGAGGCATTAAATGAAATGGATGCAATTAGAACAACTCTATATACCAGATCACGTAAGGTTTTCAGAGAGGCCATTATTGCAGAATCGTTAAGTCTTTTTAATGAAGCAAAAGAGAAATTTCAAGAAGTTCAACAAATATCTCCATCTGATAGTGAATATTATCAAAAAGCTACAGATAAACTCAAAAACTATTTGGAGTGA
- a CDS encoding non-canonical purine NTP pyrophosphatase encodes MKFILASGNTHKAQEFSELLDPNILEVSAASEKLEVEENGVSYNENAFLKAKAYYDRFQLPVLSDDSGLNVAAIPNELGIHSARFGGDGLTDKDRALLLLEKMKNIDNRDANFTCVLCFYLNPQEIFFFEGRLQGKIGREYLGEHGFGYDPIFHGLGPFEDQTVAQVPEWKHENSHRSKACKSALKFFKERNCQIDS; translated from the coding sequence ATGAAATTTATTCTAGCATCTGGAAATACTCATAAGGCCCAAGAATTTTCTGAACTCTTAGATCCTAATATTCTTGAAGTTAGTGCGGCCAGCGAAAAGCTTGAAGTTGAAGAAAATGGTGTTTCTTATAATGAAAATGCATTTCTTAAGGCCAAAGCCTATTATGATAGATTTCAGCTTCCAGTGCTGTCTGATGATTCAGGTTTAAATGTTGCGGCTATTCCAAATGAGTTAGGTATTCACTCTGCGCGTTTTGGAGGAGATGGACTAACTGATAAAGATAGAGCATTGCTTTTACTAGAAAAAATGAAAAATATTGATAATAGAGATGCAAATTTTACATGTGTTCTTTGCTTTTACTTGAACCCTCAAGAAATTTTCTTTTTTGAGGGGAGGCTCCAAGGAAAGATTGGGCGAGAGTATCTTGGAGAGCACGGCTTTGGTTATGACCCTATATTTCACGGATTAGGGCCTTTTGAGGACCAGACAGTGGCCCAGGTGCCTGAATGGAAGCATGAGAACTCTCATCGATCAAAGGCCTGTAAAAGTGCACTGAAATTTTTCAAAGAAAGAAATTGCCAAATTGATTCATAG
- a CDS encoding FHA domain-containing protein encodes MKSQNVRITRDLTRPEAEGVHFRLLCMTGKNKGLVYYLKGKRVVLGRSDKIDVQVLDTKSSREHAELTRFGNTYIATDLGSQNGIIINDLKVSQHQLTDGDKIIIGQTVFKFNIIVVKNELIEVDEEDEDEEDDDEEYEEEVTKKSKKKAASPADKKKKLIYAAVAVLLVVMFLPSEPPKKTTKKPVVAKEDKSLAEVLRNRNKDYDQETEEKIDVILHRGYRELRENNYMRAIEEFNMALILSPNHGRASASLEKSKMLLDEQVKSQFNKAKREIDSLKYQKAVRIYCSILRYLQEKPEDERYKRADKEIKAIIDEQGLRADEVKCF; translated from the coding sequence ATGAAGTCACAGAACGTAAGAATAACAAGAGATTTAACTAGACCAGAAGCTGAAGGCGTTCACTTTCGTCTTTTGTGTATGACTGGGAAAAATAAAGGTCTTGTATATTACCTTAAAGGTAAGCGGGTTGTTCTAGGACGTTCTGATAAAATTGATGTTCAAGTGTTAGACACTAAGAGCTCGAGAGAGCATGCCGAGTTAACAAGATTTGGGAATACATATATCGCAACAGATCTTGGTTCTCAAAATGGTATTATCATTAATGATCTTAAAGTTAGTCAACACCAATTGACTGATGGAGATAAGATCATCATAGGTCAAACTGTGTTTAAGTTTAATATCATAGTTGTGAAAAATGAACTCATCGAAGTAGATGAAGAAGATGAAGACGAAGAAGATGATGACGAGGAATACGAAGAAGAGGTAACAAAAAAATCAAAGAAGAAGGCCGCTTCTCCTGCTGATAAGAAAAAAAAGTTAATATACGCCGCTGTCGCTGTTCTTCTTGTCGTTATGTTCTTGCCAAGTGAACCGCCGAAAAAAACAACAAAAAAACCTGTCGTTGCGAAAGAGGATAAATCATTGGCGGAAGTTTTACGCAATCGCAATAAAGACTATGATCAAGAAACTGAAGAAAAGATAGATGTTATACTACATAGAGGTTATAGGGAATTGAGAGAAAATAACTATATGCGAGCAATTGAAGAATTTAATATGGCCTTAATCTTAAGTCCAAATCATGGGAGGGCAAGTGCTTCTCTTGAAAAGTCTAAAATGTTGCTAGATGAACAAGTTAAAAGTCAGTTTAATAAAGCAAAAAGAGAGATTGACTCTCTGAAATATCAGAAAGCCGTAAGGATTTATTGTTCAATCCTTAGGTATTTGCAAGAAAAGCCTGAAGATGAAAGATATAAAAGGGCAGATAAAGAAATTAAAGCAATAATCGATGAACAAGGTTTGAGGGCGGATGAAGTTAAGTGTTTCTAA
- a CDS encoding DUF192 domain-containing protein, translated as MKRYLIECNDLKICNNAKVAKSFSSRLIGLMFKESMKDFDGLLITQCNSIHTFFMKYDLDLIFLNKDYEVIKVIENMKPWRMSLMYFSATQVLEVVAGTLQGRIVKGNKLDIKCIN; from the coding sequence AAAATTTGTAATAACGCTAAAGTAGCAAAAAGCTTTAGCTCAAGACTGATTGGTCTAATGTTTAAAGAAAGTATGAAGGACTTTGATGGATTATTAATAACACAGTGTAATTCGATCCATACTTTTTTTATGAAATATGATTTAGATCTAATTTTCTTAAATAAGGATTATGAAGTAATTAAAGTAATTGAAAACATGAAACCTTGGAGAATGTCATTGATGTATTTTTCGGCGACTCAAGTTTTAGAAGTCGTCGCAGGAACATTACAGGGGCGGATTGTTAAAGGTAATAAACTGGATATTAAATGTATAAACTAG
- the rph gene encoding ribonuclease PH, translating to MSIIERTQPREIKFTPGINPYAAGSVIAEFGNTKVHITASVEESVPRFLLNKGQGWVTAEYSMLPSSTHTRNRRERDKVSGRTQEIQRLIGRSLRAVIDMEKLGERSIQIDCDVLVADGGTRTTSISGAYVALEMAIKKLMKDGLLDTNPIKEPLAALSVGINSQGKVIADLNYEEDSTCETDMNIVMTKSGKFIEVQGTAEGEAFSREQLNAIIDCATESLKVVFTEQEKVLG from the coding sequence ATGTCAATTATTGAAAGAACACAACCTAGAGAGATTAAGTTTACACCAGGAATTAATCCTTACGCGGCGGGTAGTGTCATTGCTGAATTTGGTAATACAAAAGTACATATCACTGCTTCTGTAGAAGAGAGTGTGCCAAGATTTTTGCTAAATAAAGGTCAAGGTTGGGTTACTGCTGAATATTCAATGCTTCCGTCTTCAACTCATACTCGTAATAGACGAGAAAGAGATAAGGTGAGCGGTAGAACTCAGGAGATTCAACGTCTCATTGGGAGAAGTCTTAGAGCTGTCATTGATATGGAAAAACTTGGCGAAAGATCAATACAGATTGATTGTGATGTTCTAGTAGCTGATGGTGGAACAAGAACGACTTCCATTTCTGGAGCGTACGTAGCACTTGAAATGGCCATAAAGAAATTAATGAAGGATGGGCTTCTGGATACTAATCCAATTAAAGAACCCCTGGCAGCTTTGAGCGTTGGTATTAACTCGCAAGGAAAAGTTATTGCTGATTTAAATTACGAAGAAGATTCAACTTGCGAAACAGATATGAATATTGTCATGACAAAATCTGGTAAATTTATAGAAGTTCAGGGAACTGCGGAGGGTGAGGCTTTTTCACGTGAACAGTTAAATGCAATTATCGACTGCGCGACTGAGTCGCTTAAAGTTGTTTTCACTGAGCAAGAAAAAGTTCTAGGTTAA
- a CDS encoding FHA domain-containing protein: MYKLVVVGGKLRGEEFVLENGENTLGRSEECSIPFAVNGVSKKHMAVTVTGDAAYLQDLGSSNGTFLNGKIVKRATIKNGDKIALPDSILQVVYVAEKKVVIKKRATSEEDEDDVDFITDIPPVPESLPAKIIWAFKYKVMPVFHGINEEYEWRVLFGILLALLSVVTITLTIFPVIQTSRRTLLLETAERGAHYAEEIARTNAKALETKNLDQLNTAFMNNIKDVKSYDLFDLEGRIVRPLVRMNSYIDDTHSIKVKEWAEKTKNDELSVYKKRLPDDEIGIGRKIVSYNFKTGVMEPVGVIAIRFSPKSLAVEAQESTKSYLEALMTSFLVAIIFFAIVYYLTIRPLEEMKYQIEESLRGKRRNVESRFLFSEMNGLRSSVNSILQRIRELQSEEADSEFAEMESDEGYVNSLKEFMRGAGVGVIVLNSEKSVEAVNNEAEDITGIRESSSQGMNISDVSREKGFAGTVIELCDNSANNGGTNQEGEYELQGNPYAIHVTALLGRDNFAKAFYITFVKA, translated from the coding sequence ATGTATAAACTAGTCGTTGTTGGCGGAAAATTAAGAGGTGAGGAATTCGTTTTAGAAAACGGAGAAAATACACTCGGTCGAAGTGAAGAATGTAGTATTCCGTTTGCTGTTAATGGTGTATCTAAAAAACATATGGCCGTCACAGTAACAGGGGATGCTGCTTATTTGCAAGATCTTGGAAGTTCTAATGGTACTTTTTTAAATGGTAAAATAGTTAAAAGAGCGACTATTAAGAATGGCGATAAAATAGCATTACCAGATTCAATTTTACAGGTTGTGTATGTCGCAGAGAAAAAGGTCGTAATCAAAAAAAGAGCTACCAGTGAAGAAGATGAAGATGATGTAGATTTCATTACAGATATCCCTCCTGTGCCGGAGTCATTACCTGCTAAGATTATTTGGGCATTTAAGTATAAAGTGATGCCTGTCTTTCATGGAATAAATGAAGAATATGAATGGAGAGTTCTGTTTGGAATTCTTTTGGCACTTTTAAGTGTCGTAACTATTACTTTAACTATTTTTCCGGTAATTCAAACAAGTCGTAGAACTCTTTTACTTGAAACAGCTGAGCGTGGTGCGCACTATGCAGAAGAGATTGCAAGAACTAACGCAAAAGCTCTTGAAACAAAGAATTTAGATCAGTTGAATACTGCATTCATGAATAATATTAAAGACGTAAAAAGTTACGATCTGTTTGACCTTGAAGGTCGAATTGTAAGACCGCTTGTGCGTATGAATAGTTATATTGATGATACTCACTCTATTAAAGTGAAGGAATGGGCTGAAAAGACTAAGAATGATGAACTGTCCGTTTATAAGAAAAGGCTACCTGATGATGAAATCGGAATCGGTAGAAAAATTGTTTCATACAATTTTAAGACAGGAGTTATGGAACCGGTAGGTGTTATCGCCATTAGGTTTAGCCCAAAGTCACTCGCTGTAGAGGCACAAGAAAGTACAAAGTCTTATCTAGAAGCACTTATGACTTCTTTCTTAGTGGCCATCATATTCTTTGCAATTGTTTATTACTTAACAATACGTCCACTTGAAGAGATGAAATATCAAATTGAAGAGTCCCTTCGTGGAAAGAGAAGAAATGTGGAGAGTCGATTTCTATTCAGTGAAATGAATGGCCTTAGATCATCGGTAAATTCAATTTTACAACGAATTCGTGAACTTCAAAGTGAAGAAGCAGATAGCGAATTTGCTGAAATGGAGTCTGATGAAGGTTATGTAAATAGCTTGAAAGAATTTATGAGAGGCGCGGGCGTAGGTGTTATAGTTCTTAATTCCGAAAAATCCGTTGAAGCTGTAAATAATGAAGCTGAAGATATAACAGGAATAAGAGAATCAAGTTCTCAAGGAATGAATATATCTGATGTATCTAGAGAGAAAGGGTTTGCTGGCACAGTTATTGAGCTATGTGATAACTCTGCTAATAATGGTGGTACTAATCAAGAGGGAGAATATGAGTTACAAGGGAATCCGTATGCGATCCACGTAACAGCACTTTTAGGCAGAGATAACTTTGCTAAAGCTTTTTATATAACATTTGTTAAAGCATGA
- a CDS encoding biotin--[acetyl-CoA-carboxylase] ligase, giving the protein MSLEVIHFHSPQCDSTQTQILEYLRANSTTKPLLFSSSFQTLGRGRQGNTWQSASNSLALSFTVKPNEVLTLTSLELGVLICDFLSLYKLQLKWPNDILTHDLFKCGGILCQTYSEKIVAGLGLNLGQSEKIEKCEEFKFGRSSITNKSLSNEEIKNISLELYEYILSNRISSIEVIKKWNDKCAHMNKNVLIKDDTFHLEGVFKGIGSSGEALIEDKGLIQKAYSGSIYLI; this is encoded by the coding sequence ATGTCTCTTGAAGTTATCCATTTTCATAGCCCTCAATGTGACTCAACACAAACTCAAATACTAGAGTACCTAAGAGCAAATTCCACAACAAAACCACTGCTTTTCTCTTCTTCTTTTCAAACACTTGGTCGAGGCAGGCAAGGAAATACATGGCAAAGCGCTTCCAATTCTCTAGCGCTAAGTTTTACAGTTAAGCCTAATGAAGTTCTAACTTTAACTTCATTAGAACTAGGCGTATTAATTTGTGACTTCTTAAGTCTGTATAAGCTTCAACTCAAGTGGCCTAATGACATCCTCACTCATGATTTATTCAAATGTGGAGGTATTCTATGTCAAACATATTCAGAGAAAATTGTTGCAGGACTTGGTCTAAATCTTGGTCAATCAGAAAAAATAGAAAAGTGTGAAGAATTTAAATTTGGACGTTCTTCAATAACAAATAAATCTCTAAGCAATGAGGAAATTAAAAACATATCTCTAGAACTATATGAATATATTTTAAGTAATAGAATCTCTTCTATTGAAGTTATTAAGAAATGGAATGATAAATGTGCTCACATGAATAAAAATGTGCTTATAAAAGATGATACATTTCATTTGGAAGGAGTTTTTAAAGGTATTGGAAGCAGTGGAGAAGCCCTTATAGAAGACAAAGGGCTTATTCAAAAAGCATACTCAGGTTCAATTTATCTAATCTAG
- a CDS encoding response regulator: MAEKILVADDSLTIQKVIAITLANTDYELVECLSHKELVSQLESDTFKLVLLDFNLSDSKSGYELGQEIKKLSSDVSVLAMLGTFDTVDDQQLSDSGIEDKIVKPFESEKFIQKCRALIENSDATLEDDFAEVEIQQDFGNDEIEEEQEIGSDWVVDSPKPDDISSSSLEEVDQKPTSAEFDTDTAKNALSEEMNSWGIEVPDVIGEEKKFGIFPPKIESDNVEQSLEENLPDESDLVYPEFGTSEFEELDLDDDEDLDATDPSFQMPTDFNESTENVLSIEEEIDGDEFWAVDEDGESDSSNVVSIEDVTQLSPSENISDIDDLDDLEEEEVDQIFSDLENEIDSEKESYHVAETKNIPIEKLDFDSDEIVAQVKESLTPILEELVKKFCKDKIEQVAWEVIPDLAENLIKKEIKDISDSLES, from the coding sequence ATGGCAGAAAAAATATTAGTCGCAGATGACAGTCTTACAATTCAAAAAGTTATAGCAATCACTTTAGCAAATACTGACTATGAATTAGTCGAGTGTTTGTCACATAAAGAGCTTGTTTCTCAATTAGAATCAGATACATTTAAATTAGTTCTATTAGATTTTAATTTATCTGACTCAAAATCAGGTTACGAACTTGGACAAGAAATTAAAAAATTAAGTTCAGATGTTTCTGTACTAGCAATGCTCGGTACATTTGATACTGTTGATGATCAACAACTTTCAGATTCGGGTATTGAAGATAAAATTGTAAAACCTTTTGAAAGTGAAAAATTCATTCAAAAGTGTAGAGCTCTTATTGAAAATAGTGATGCTACTTTAGAAGATGATTTCGCTGAAGTGGAAATCCAACAAGACTTTGGTAATGATGAGATCGAAGAAGAGCAAGAAATTGGTTCTGATTGGGTTGTAGACTCACCAAAGCCTGATGATATTTCTAGCTCAAGTCTTGAAGAAGTTGATCAAAAACCGACAAGTGCTGAATTTGATACTGATACTGCCAAAAATGCCCTATCTGAAGAAATGAATAGTTGGGGAATCGAAGTTCCAGATGTAATTGGTGAAGAAAAGAAATTTGGAATTTTTCCTCCTAAGATTGAATCTGATAATGTCGAACAATCTCTTGAGGAGAATCTTCCTGATGAGAGTGATTTAGTTTATCCAGAGTTTGGAACTAGCGAGTTTGAAGAACTTGACCTTGATGATGATGAAGATCTAGATGCTACAGATCCTTCTTTTCAAATGCCAACTGACTTTAATGAAAGTACTGAAAATGTGCTATCAATTGAAGAAGAGATTGATGGAGATGAATTCTGGGCCGTAGATGAAGACGGTGAGAGTGATTCTTCTAATGTTGTTTCAATCGAAGATGTAACACAACTAAGTCCGAGTGAGAATATTTCTGATATTGATGATTTAGATGATCTAGAAGAAGAGGAAGTAGATCAAATCTTTTCTGATCTCGAAAATGAAATCGATTCTGAAAAAGAAAGCTATCATGTAGCTGAAACAAAGAATATCCCTATTGAAAAGCTTGATTTTGATTCGGATGAAATTGTTGCACAAGTAAAAGAATCACTCACACCAATTTTAGAAGAGCTTGTTAAAAAATTCTGTAAAGATAAGATTGAGCAGGTTGCATGGGAAGTAATTCCTGATCTTGCTGAGAATTTAATAAAAAAAGAAATTAAAGATATTTCTGATAGCTTAGAAAGCTAG